Proteins from a genomic interval of Gadus morhua chromosome 21, gadMor3.0, whole genome shotgun sequence:
- the pkib gene encoding cAMP-dependent protein kinase inhibitor beta encodes MTDVEPVVTDFASTARTGRRNAIPDLLGAAAGPSGSAELSNKLAELSVVEDADGAGEGPSTCPAQCPGDEEEKAEGK; translated from the exons ATGACTGATGTGGAGCCCGTTGTGACAGACTTTGCGTCTACGGCACGTACCGGGCGACGTAACGCCATCCCCGACCTCCTGGGGGCCGCCGCCGGACCGTCCGGCTCCGCGGAGCTGTCCAACAAACTGGCAGAGCTCTCAGTCGTGG aggACGCTGATGGAGCTGGTGAGGGCCCGTCCACCTGCCCTGCACAGTGCCccggggatgaggaggagaaggcagagGGGAAGTAA
- the smpdl3a gene encoding cyclic GMP-AMP phosphodiesterase SMPDL3A, with protein MGRFPLLSLGGFLLMYPALLVAAPAEDVRLFVRDATRNGHLQLPGRFWHITDLHLDASYHLADDPTKVCLSSKGAPAANAGPYGDFLCDSPYSLIQSAFNHMNHMTPQADFIIWTGDSPPHVPAFELSTDLVIQAIGNMSETIRGHFPTLPVFPALGNHDYWPQDQMPGSANAIYQAVAKLWAPWLQDEALRTLGEGGFYSQLARPGLRVICLNTILYYGPDKATANDTDPAGQFLWLQGTLERAAQNLEKVFIIAHVPVGYLPFTRDVTAIRKRHNERLVYIFRKYSHVITGHFYGHTHRDSVMVLLDEEGKPVNSIFVSPAVTPIKSVSEPYSNNPAFRMAFYDAKDFSLLDIWQYYLNLTEANERRRADWRREYVMSEAFGLEDLRPQSLLQLALSFRLPQATSFDKYFSHFMVSYDERIRCRDACKLNQVCAMLHLDDRGYSKCLRGRSLQDSNVLL; from the exons ATGGGAcgtttccctctcctctccctcggGGGCTTTCTACTTATGTACCCAGCTCTCCTCGTCGCGGCGCCGGCGGAAGACGTTCGCCTGTTCGTCAGAG ACGCTACCCGCAACGGTCATCTTCAGCTGCCAGGGAGGTTTTGGCACATCACAGACCTCCATCTAGACGCCAGCTACCACCTGGCCGATGACCCCACCAAGGTCTGCCTGTCATCCAAAGGGGCGCCCGCCGCCAACGCAGGCCCTTATGGGGACTTCCTGTGCGACTCTCCCTACAGCCTCATCCAGTCAGCCTTCAATCACATGAACCATATGACCCCGCAGGCAGATTTCATCATATGGACTgg GGACAGTCCGCCCCACGTCCCGGCTTTTGAGCTGTCCACTGACCTGGTGATCCAGGCGATCGGGAACATGTCTGAGACCATCAGAGGCCACTTCCCCACACTACCTGTCTTCCCTGCCTTGGGTAACCATGACTACTGGCCTCAG GACCAGATGCCCGGTTCTGCTAACGCCATCTACCAGGCTGTTGCCAAGCTCTGGGCCCCCTGGCTCCAAGACGAGGCACTCCGTACGCTCGGTGAAG GGGGTTTCTACTCCCAGCTGGCCCGGCCCGGTCTGCGTGTGATCTGTCTCAACACCATCCTGTACTACGGTCCAGACAAAGCCACAGCCAACGATACAGACCCCGCGGGCCAATTCCTGTGGCTACAGGGCACTCTGGAGAGAGCTGCCCAGAACCTGGAGAAG GTGTTCATCATAGCACATGTGCCGGTCGGATACCTGCCGTTTACCAGAGACGTCACCGCTATACGAAAGCGCCACAACGAGAGGCTGGTGTACATCTTTCGAAAGTACAGCCATGTGATCACAGGCCACTTCTATGGCCACACCCACCGAGACAGCGTCATGGTGCTGCTGGATGAAGAAG GAAAACCAGTGAACTCTATCTTTGTTTCGCCGGCGGTTACACCGATCAAGAGTGTGTCGGAGCCTTACTCCAACAACCCAGCGTTCCGCATGGCTTTCTACGACGCCAAAGACTTCTCGCTGTTG GACATCTGGCAGTACTATCTGAACCTGACCGAGGCCAACGAGAGACGGCGGGCCGACTGGAGGCGGGAGTACGTGATGAGCGAGGCCTTTGGGCTGGAGGACCTGCGGCCCCAGAGTCTGCTGCAGCTGGCTCTGAGCTTCAGGCTGCCACAGGCCACCAGCTTTGACAAGTATTTCAGCCACTTCATGGTGAGCTACGACGAGAGAATCCGCTGCAGGGACGCCTGCAAGCTCAATCAGGTGTGTGCCATGCTGCACTTAGACGACCGGGGGTACTCCAAGTGTTTGCGGGGCAGGAGCCTCCAGGACTCCAATGTGTTGCTGTGA
- the LOC115534538 gene encoding fatty acid-binding protein, brain, whose protein sequence is MVEAFCATWKLVHSENFDDYMKALGVGFATRQVGNVTKPTVVIRQDGEKLVIQTQSTFKNTEISFSLGEEFDEATADDRSCKTTVSLEGHQLIQVQKWDGKETKFVREIQDGKMVMSLTFEDIHAVRTYEKA, encoded by the exons ATGGTCGAAGCCTTCTGTGCCACCTGGAAACTAGTCCACAGCGAGAACTTTGATGACTACATGAAGGCCCTGG GGGTGGGCTTCGCCACCCGGCAGGTGGGCAACGTGACCAAGCCCACGGTGGTGATCCGCCAGGACGGGGAAAAGCTGGTGATCCAGACCCAGAGCACCTTCAAGAACACCGAGATCTCCTTCAGCCTGGGAGAGGAGTTTGACGAGGCCACGGCGGATGACCGCAGCTGCAAG ACCACTGTCAGCCTGGAGGGTCATCAACTCATCCAAGTCCAGAAGTGGGATGGCAAAGAAACCAAGTTTGTCAGAGAAATTCAGGATGGCAAGATGGTCATG AGCTTGACATTTGAAGACATCCACGCTGTGCGGACGTATGAGAAGGCATGA